The following coding sequences are from one Nicotiana tabacum cultivar K326 chromosome 1, ASM71507v2, whole genome shotgun sequence window:
- the LOC107819924 gene encoding subtilisin-like protease codes for MAQFRSILIIIGLIFLFTLFTTNANEHPVDERPEEEQSNSQVYIIHCEFPDREGDSRYQDLDSWYLSFLPATTSDGSREAPRLIYSYRNVLTGFAAKLYPDDLKEMQKRKGFISARPERQLDLYTTHSLNFLGLHQNMGFWNDSNYGKGVIIGVIDTGIFPDHPSFSDDGMPPPPAKWKGKCEFNVTKCNNKLIGARYFQSSGNGSPWDENGHGTHTASTAAGNFVPGANIFGNANGTAAGVAPLAHVAIYKVCSGITCSESDTLAAMDMAIEDGVDVLSLSLGRLTNNFYSDNIALGAFSAMEKGIFVSCAAGNSGPSSFSTANEAPWILTVGASTIDRKIKATAVLGNNEEFDGESAFQPSEFPPTLLHLAYPGSNASDSDAKYCTPASLNNTNVMGKIVLCEVGRTTRVDKGKAVKVAGGAAMILMNTENLANTTLAEAHVLPVTHVSYADGLKIKEYINSTLIPTATIVFKGTIIGDDRAPVVAGFSSRGPNFASPGILKPDITGPGVNILAAWHVSLENNTNTNSNFNMISGTSMSCPHLSGVAALLKSSHPDWSPAAIKSAIMTTADVLNLGLSSIEDETYLPASVFATGAGHVNPSKANDPGLIYDIEPADYVAYLCGLNYTDRQVGIFLQRKVKCSEITSILEGQLNYPSFSIQVRSNSTAQTYSRNATNIGQANSTYNIEIDSPPGVDVKVEPTTLVFSEMNQKLSYQVTFTPLATRPSTSFNQGSLRWISKKHIVRSPIVVRFFFL; via the coding sequence ATGGCTCAATTCAGGTCAATTCTCATAATAATTGGCCTCATTTTTCTGTTCACTTTATTTACCACTAATGCAAATGAACACCCTGTTGATGAAAGGCCTGAagaagaacaaagcaattcacAAGTCTATATTATTCATTGTGAGTTCCCTGATCGTGAAGGCGATAGCAGATATCAAGATTTAGATAGCTGGTATCTTTCTTTCTTGCCTGCAACAACCTCAGATGGCTCTCGTGAGGCGCCACGATTGATCTATTCCTATCGAAATGTTCTAACAGGTTTTGCAGCTAAGTTATATCCGGATGATCTCAAGGAAATGCAGAAAAGGAAAGGATTTATTTCTGCCCGCCCCGAAAGGCAACTTGATTTGTACACTACACATAGTCTCAACTTCTTGGGGTTGCACCAGAACATGGGGTTCTGGAATGACTCAAATTATGGGAAAGGTGTGATTATTGGTGTCATTGACACGGGAATTTTCCCGGACCACCCTTCGTTTAGTGACGATGGGATGCCCCCACCCCCTGCTAAATGGAAGGGTAAGTGTGAATTTAATGTTACAAAGTGTAACAACAAGCTCATTGGAGCGAGGTACTTCCAGTCCTCAGGGAACGGGTCACCATGGGACGAGAATGGACATGGTACGCACACTGCTAGCACGGCTGCTGGAAATTTCGTTCCAGGTGCTAATATATTTGGCAATGCTAATGGAACTGCAGCGGGCGTTGCACCTCTAGCTCATGTTGCCATTTACAAAGTGTGCTCAGGTATCACTTGTTCTGAAAGTGACACTTTGGCTGCAATGGATATGGCTATTGAAGATGGTGTCGATGTGCTTTCGCTTTCCCTTGGTAGGCTTACTAATAATTTCTATTCTGACAACATTGCACTTGGTGCATTTAGTGCAATGGAAAAGGGGATCTTTGTCAGTTGTGCTGCTGGAAATTCAGGACCATCCAGTTTTTCAACGGCTAATGAAGCACCCTGGATTTTAACAGTTGGTGCAAGTACCATCGACAGGAAAATTAAGGCTACTGCTGTGCTTGGAAACAATGAAGAATTCGATGGAGAATCAGCCTTTCAACCTAGTGAATTTCCTCCAACACTGTTGCATCTTGCCTATCCTGGAAGCAATGCTAGTGACTCTGATGCTAAGTATTGTACCCCTGCTTCGCTGAACAACACGAATGTCATGGGAAAGATAGTGTTGTGTGAGGTTGGTAGAACAACGCGAGTTGACAAAGGAAAAGCAGTGAAGGTAGCTGGTGGTGCAGCCATGATTCTTATGAATACAGAAAACCTGGCTAACACAACATTAGCCGAGGCACATGTCCTTCCGGTGACACACGTTAGCTATGCAGATGGTCTAAAAATCAAAGAGTATATAAACTCCACATTAATCCCTACTGCAACAATAGTATTCAAGGGAACTATTATCGGAGATGATCGTGCTCCAGTGGTTGCTGGATTTTCTTCCAGGGGTCCAAATTTTGCAAGTCCTGGAATTCTAAAACCGGACATTACTGGTCCTGGTGTTAACATCCTTGCAGCTTGGCATGTTTCCTTGGAGAATAACACAAACACGAACTCTAATTTCAACATGATTTCAGGTACGTCAATGTCTTGTCCTCATCTCAGTGGCGTTGCAGCGCTGCTAAAAAGTAGTCACCCTGATTGGTCTCCAGCTGCAATTAAGTCAGCAATTATGACAACAGCTGATGTCTTAAACCTCGGATTGAGCTCCATCGAGGATGAAACGTACCTTCCAGCTAGTGTCTTCGCCACAGGTGCAGGGCACGTTAATCCATCAAAAGCAAATGATCCCGGCCTGATATATGACATTGAACCAGCCGATTACGTAGCTTATCTATGTGGTCTAAATTACACAGATAGACAAGTTGGGATCTTTTTGCAGCGCAAAGTTAAATGTTCAGAAATAACTAGCATCTTAGAAGGTCAACTAAATTATCCATCATTTTCGATCCAAGTCCGAAGCAACTCAACAGCACAAACATATTCAAGAAATGCGACGAATATAGGACAAGCTAACTCAACATACAATATTGAAATTGATTCACCACCGGGCGTTGATGTGAAAGTTGAGCCAACTACACTTGTATTTTCAGAGATGAACCAAAAATTGAGCTATCAAGTGACGTTTACACCTTTGGCTACTAGACCAAGTACCAGTTTTAATCAGGGATCTCTCAGATGGATTTCTAAAAAGCATATTGTTAGGAGCCCAATTGTTGTTCggtttttctttttataa